In Vicingus serpentipes, the following are encoded in one genomic region:
- a CDS encoding lipocalin family protein — MKKFTTLLFLIVVTVCSFAQSASKNISKKWSLHELEEFGDKFALAENQKNDWITFTADNKYTGTLSSEAIEGTWSEKGGKIYLSKGAASVFKINWIKVITLESNSLVITYQSEDLIKTTLYYIPAE, encoded by the coding sequence ATGAAAAAATTTACCACTTTACTTTTTTTAATTGTTGTTACTGTTTGCTCTTTTGCTCAATCAGCATCAAAAAACATCTCCAAAAAATGGAGCTTACACGAATTGGAGGAATTTGGAGATAAGTTCGCTTTAGCAGAAAATCAAAAAAACGATTGGATAACTTTTACCGCCGACAACAAATACACAGGAACACTAAGTAGCGAAGCAATTGAAGGTACTTGGAGTGAAAAGGGTGGTAAAATATACCTATCAAAAGGAGCTGCTTCTGTTTTTAAAATTAATTGGATAAAAGTAATTACCCTTGAGTCTAACAGTTTAGTGATTACTTATCAATCGGAAGACCTTATAAAAACTACACTTTATTACATACCGGCAGAGTAG
- the fsa gene encoding fructose-6-phosphate aldolase has translation MKFFIDTANIDQIKEAQDLGVLDGVTTNPSLMAKEGISGYDNVMAHYKAICDIVDGDVSAEVIATDFEGMVKEGENLAALHPQIVVKVPITKEGIKAIKYFSSKGIRTNCTLIFSAGQALLAAKAGATYVSPFIGRLDDISTNGMNLIAEIRLIFDNYGFETQILAASVRHTMHIMQCAHFAADVMTGPLSAIEGLLKHPLTDSGLAQFLADHAKANK, from the coding sequence ATGAAATTTTTTATTGACACTGCAAACATCGACCAAATTAAAGAAGCTCAAGATTTAGGAGTTTTAGACGGTGTAACTACCAACCCATCATTAATGGCTAAAGAAGGCATTAGTGGTTATGATAATGTGATGGCTCACTACAAAGCAATTTGCGACATTGTAGATGGCGATGTAAGTGCAGAAGTGATTGCTACAGATTTTGAAGGAATGGTAAAAGAAGGTGAAAACTTAGCTGCTTTACACCCTCAAATTGTAGTAAAAGTACCTATTACAAAAGAAGGTATTAAGGCAATAAAATATTTTTCATCAAAAGGAATTAGAACCAATTGTACATTAATCTTTTCTGCTGGACAAGCATTATTAGCAGCAAAAGCAGGAGCTACTTATGTTTCTCCGTTTATTGGTAGATTAGACGATATTTCTACCAACGGAATGAACCTAATTGCTGAGATTCGTTTAATTTTTGACAACTACGGTTTCGAAACTCAAATATTAGCAGCTTCGGTAAGACACACTATGCACATTATGCAATGTGCTCATTTTGCTGCAGATGTTATGACTGGACCACTTAGTGCAATTGAAGGCTTATTAAAACATCCATTAACTGATAGTGGTTTAGCTCAGTTTTTAGCAGACCATGCAAAAGCAAATAAATAA